One Dehalogenimonas sp. THU2 genomic window, GCCGGTGACGGATATGGCGCAGGCGCCGTGGCCGGCCAGGGCGTCAGCTTTCTTCGACCCTTCGGTGATCCATAAAGGCACCTTCGGATTGCCGAGATCTTTCTGACATCGAGGCGGGCAGTCGAGGCGATTGGCCGATCCGGCCGGAAGCTCGTACTTCACCGTCTTACCCTGGTTGTTGGTGCGCGGATTGTCGGATCGGAGTTGAAAGCCCGCGGCTGTGCCGTCGACACCCCAGAGTGGAATGAGGAGGCCGGGCAC contains:
- a CDS encoding DUF3854 domain-containing protein, which codes for MVRKDLSGQSTAAGDVFSEAIPELMESHFKHLHEQSGLGLEVIRERKYRSVEDKAELARLGFAPAQQRVPGLLIPLWGVDGTAAGFQLRSDNPRTNNQGKTVKYELPAGSANRLDCPPRCQKDLGNPKVPLWITEGSKKADALAGHGACAISVTG